A region from the Wansuia hejianensis genome encodes:
- a CDS encoding DUF885 domain-containing protein, translated as MKKLPSRKYLFPIPLAFILLGALFLLVRFLTGDTAEDRRFEAYTKELFTSEITSTTMNLHYTLADPAANGIEEYPISLGSAAASDSNLQAAETALAEQKEFLSSIDTSKLNDENQLIYQIIVQELKTQESAKGLDLLQEYLSPSLGVQAQLPILLCEYTFRTKQDILDYMALLKEVPEYFSQILDFEREKSKNGYFMNDAAADGVIAQCASFIENPDQICLESVFRQKLDSFQGLSEEEHSSLLQLHTKLISSCIIPAYQSLIDGLAELKGTGINDRGLAGLRGGQEYYLYLLRSQVGTSDSVDTIRQRMIRQLLSDSEEMQSILSSDPSLLTSDSISSSSQTPAEILETLQECIQTDFPALAQTDYEIKYVDESLEDYLSPAFYLTPPADTSSPNAIYINQASSMEGIELFTTLAHEGFPGHLYQTVYFARTNPQLVRYLYVPSGYVEGWATYVESYAYSYASGNPSLTRLLWLNRSINLCLYSLLDIGIHHDGWTMAETYAFLKQFGISDTATVSKIYEYIIETPANYLKYYYGYLNFLDIREAVRQKEGDHFSLKKFHEQVLELGPMPFDILRQQLGVSASQ; from the coding sequence ATGAAAAAACTCCCATCTCGTAAATATCTGTTCCCTATACCGCTGGCTTTTATACTATTAGGCGCCCTGTTCCTGCTGGTCAGGTTTCTGACCGGCGATACCGCTGAGGACCGCCGTTTCGAGGCATACACGAAAGAACTTTTTACCAGTGAAATCACCTCGACTACCATGAACCTGCATTACACTCTCGCTGACCCGGCGGCAAACGGAATAGAAGAATATCCCATCTCCCTGGGTTCGGCAGCAGCCTCTGATTCCAATCTGCAAGCTGCGGAAACAGCTCTTGCCGAACAGAAGGAATTTCTCTCTTCTATTGATACATCCAAGCTCAATGATGAGAACCAACTGATCTACCAGATCATCGTCCAGGAGCTGAAAACCCAGGAATCAGCCAAAGGCCTGGATCTGCTCCAGGAATACCTGAGCCCCTCCCTGGGGGTACAGGCACAGCTTCCCATTCTTCTATGTGAATACACCTTCCGCACGAAACAGGATATTCTGGACTACATGGCTCTCCTAAAAGAGGTCCCTGAATATTTTTCCCAAATCTTGGACTTTGAACGGGAAAAATCAAAAAATGGGTATTTCATGAATGATGCGGCTGCCGATGGCGTAATCGCTCAATGCGCCTCATTCATAGAAAATCCCGATCAGATCTGCCTGGAGTCCGTATTCCGCCAGAAGCTGGATAGTTTCCAGGGACTCAGCGAAGAAGAGCATTCCTCCCTTCTCCAGTTACATACAAAGCTCATCTCATCCTGTATCATCCCAGCCTATCAGTCTCTGATCGACGGCCTGGCAGAGCTCAAAGGAACCGGCATAAACGACCGGGGGCTGGCAGGACTAAGAGGCGGCCAGGAATACTACCTCTACCTGCTCCGTTCACAGGTAGGTACATCAGATTCCGTCGACACCATCCGCCAGCGCATGATCCGGCAGCTCTTATCTGACTCCGAGGAAATGCAAAGCATTTTATCCTCAGATCCCTCTCTTCTGACCTCAGACAGCATCTCCTCAAGCTCCCAGACGCCGGCTGAAATACTGGAAACCCTCCAGGAATGTATACAGACTGACTTTCCGGCCCTGGCACAAACGGACTATGAAATAAAGTATGTGGATGAATCCCTGGAGGATTATCTGAGCCCCGCCTTCTATCTGACACCGCCTGCCGACACCTCCAGCCCAAACGCAATCTATATTAACCAGGCTTCCTCCATGGAAGGGATCGAACTGTTCACCACCCTGGCACATGAAGGCTTCCCCGGCCACCTGTACCAGACTGTCTATTTCGCCCGGACGAATCCCCAGCTGGTCCGTTATCTCTACGTCCCCAGCGGTTACGTGGAAGGCTGGGCCACTTATGTAGAATCCTACGCTTATTCCTATGCCAGCGGCAATCCCTCACTGACACGTCTCCTGTGGCTGAACCGCTCTATTAACCTGTGCCTCTACTCCCTGCTGGACATTGGCATCCATCACGATGGCTGGACGATGGCTGAAACCTATGCTTTTCTAAAACAGTTTGGCATTTCTGATACGGCCACCGTTTCTAAAATATACGAGTACATTATTGAAACACCGGCAAATTACCTGAAGTATTACTATGGATATCTGAATTTCCTGGATATCAGGGAGGCAGTCCGTCAAAAAGAGGGCGATCACTTTTCACTGAAAAAATTTCACGAGCAGGTATTAGAGCTCGGACCCATGCCCTTCGATATCCTGCGGCAGCAGCTGGGTGTCTCCGCTTCCCAGTAA
- a CDS encoding cytidylate kinase-like family protein, with translation MIICIAREYGSGGHDIGKRLAANLNIPYYDRKLIDAAEDIGLKRSILEKADEAKANPLLNTPQYNVSEIRFRGLSANDIVYQLQSEWIYETANKGSCVIVGRCGDYVLEQTGVPHLSIFITAPFDDRVSREMKRHQLSEKDAVALVKKMDKQRRSYYNYYTDRTWGDPHNYDLCINSTTFGIERAAKLLTVFVRNIE, from the coding sequence ATGATCATATGTATCGCACGGGAATATGGAAGCGGCGGCCACGATATCGGCAAACGCCTGGCAGCCAATCTGAATATTCCTTATTATGACCGCAAATTAATAGATGCCGCAGAAGATATCGGCCTGAAACGTTCCATACTGGAGAAGGCCGACGAAGCCAAGGCCAATCCTCTGCTGAATACTCCCCAGTACAATGTTTCAGAGATCCGCTTCCGCGGCCTTTCCGCCAACGACATTGTATATCAGCTTCAGAGCGAGTGGATTTATGAAACCGCCAACAAAGGCTCCTGCGTGATTGTAGGACGATGCGGGGACTATGTGCTTGAGCAGACCGGGGTTCCCCATCTGAGCATTTTTATCACGGCGCCCTTCGATGACCGTGTGAGCCGTGAGATGAAGCGCCATCAGCTGAGTGAGAAAGACGCCGTTGCCCTGGTGAAGAAAATGGATAAACAGCGCCGGTCATATTATAACTATTACACAGACCGCACCTGGGGTGATCCACATAATTATGATCTCTGCATTAACAGCACTACCTTCGGCATCGAACGGGCAGCGAAACTGCTCACAGTCTTCGTCCGGAATATCGAATAA
- a CDS encoding cobalamin B12-binding domain-containing protein — protein MPYDEIQRAVIEGKPRLAAKLVQKALDSGEKATDLLDNGLLKAMRRMGINFQDDDSDIARVLACARAMKAGLEQLEPLLEDGRFGNNGKAIVGTAGGDLHDVGKNIVAIMFRGSGFEVVDLGVDVSAQRFVQAVQDHPDVKIVCVSSLLTTSLPEMRHIVQCLNEMENRSQFHVMVGGGPVTGEFARQIGADAYTENAVDAAEIARTFV, from the coding sequence ATGCCTTACGATGAAATTCAGAGAGCAGTGATCGAGGGAAAGCCCCGCCTGGCTGCGAAGCTGGTTCAGAAAGCTCTGGACAGCGGTGAAAAAGCTACAGATTTATTAGATAATGGACTTCTGAAGGCGATGCGCCGGATGGGGATCAATTTTCAGGATGATGACAGTGATATAGCGAGAGTTCTGGCCTGTGCCAGAGCGATGAAGGCAGGTCTGGAACAGCTGGAGCCTCTTCTTGAGGACGGCCGTTTTGGCAATAATGGGAAAGCAATTGTAGGAACTGCCGGAGGTGATTTGCACGATGTAGGTAAGAATATTGTTGCGATCATGTTTCGGGGTTCCGGTTTTGAAGTGGTGGATCTGGGGGTGGATGTATCTGCCCAGCGGTTTGTGCAGGCGGTGCAGGATCACCCGGATGTGAAGATTGTCTGTGTTTCTTCCCTGCTGACCACATCCCTTCCGGAAATGCGGCATATTGTCCAGTGCCTGAATGAGATGGAGAACAGAAGCCAGTTTCATGTCATGGTGGGCGGAGGCCCTGTTACGGGGGAATTTGCCCGTCAGATAGGGGCAGATGCTTATACGGAAAATGCAGTCGATGCTGCGGAAATCGCGAGAACCTTTGTTTAA
- a CDS encoding ASKHA domain-containing protein, whose product MKKTYTVTFLPQNLVLEVEEGTTLLAAEQMAGLEPDAPCGGKGNCGKCKVNIVAGVKTGVVLACQTPVTCDMKVDTMYQEKIQKILTDGFSRNIEVAPGVSRPEGGQDLPFYLMAFDIGTTTIVGYLLDGRTGAEKGIASMMNPQHQFGADVISRSNYVLEHGGREMQEVVQKALNQLIGQACAEAGVRREDILQVSIVGNTCMHHLFLGISPDSLVHAPYLPAVKDGMILDAAENGIRIADGGKLVMLPNIAGFVGADTVGCMLSVAFDQLKPMTLMIDIGTNGELVMGNRDHMVTTSTAAGPAFEGAKIECGMRGSKGAISHITVEDHELKLEVIEDVRPIGICGSGLIDILAFMIRYGFIDNYGSLCEEEDLEDEFAKSQAYRLKEKDGKPVFVLVPAEESANGTDIYISQKDIREVQLAKGAIAAGIQIMAAKLSIRPEEIEQVYLAGAFGNYMDAENACEIGLIPYELRERIIPIGNAAGEGAKLAVVNRGEYEYACEMAKKAEFIELATESCFQDTFVDELEFARAVER is encoded by the coding sequence ATGAAAAAAACATATACTGTTACCTTTCTGCCCCAAAATCTCGTACTGGAAGTAGAAGAGGGGACGACACTTCTGGCAGCCGAGCAAATGGCTGGATTAGAACCTGATGCACCCTGCGGCGGTAAAGGGAATTGTGGAAAATGTAAAGTGAATATAGTGGCAGGTGTTAAGACGGGCGTTGTTCTGGCCTGCCAGACGCCAGTGACCTGTGATATGAAGGTAGATACCATGTATCAGGAGAAGATTCAGAAAATCCTGACAGACGGTTTTTCAAGAAATATTGAGGTCGCTCCCGGAGTGAGCCGTCCGGAAGGGGGACAGGACCTGCCTTTTTATCTGATGGCCTTTGATATCGGGACTACGACGATTGTCGGTTATCTGCTGGATGGGCGTACAGGGGCGGAAAAGGGAATTGCCAGCATGATGAACCCTCAGCATCAGTTTGGTGCAGATGTTATTTCGCGTTCCAATTATGTGCTTGAGCATGGAGGGCGGGAAATGCAGGAGGTTGTGCAGAAGGCCCTGAACCAGCTGATCGGCCAGGCTTGTGCCGAGGCCGGGGTTCGCCGTGAGGACATCCTGCAGGTTTCCATAGTGGGCAATACCTGTATGCATCATCTGTTCCTGGGGATTTCTCCGGATTCACTGGTTCATGCACCGTATCTTCCTGCTGTAAAGGATGGAATGATCCTGGATGCCGCGGAGAATGGCATCCGTATCGCGGATGGGGGAAAGCTGGTGATGTTGCCAAATATTGCGGGTTTTGTGGGAGCTGATACGGTGGGCTGCATGCTTTCAGTAGCATTTGACCAGTTGAAGCCGATGACGCTTATGATAGACATTGGGACCAATGGTGAGCTCGTGATGGGCAATAGAGATCATATGGTGACTACTTCAACGGCGGCAGGCCCTGCTTTTGAGGGCGCCAAGATAGAGTGCGGCATGCGTGGCTCTAAAGGGGCAATCAGCCATATAACGGTGGAGGATCATGAGCTGAAGCTGGAAGTGATAGAGGATGTCAGACCCATAGGGATCTGTGGTTCTGGCTTGATCGATATACTGGCGTTTATGATCCGTTACGGATTTATAGATAATTATGGAAGCCTTTGCGAGGAAGAAGATCTGGAAGATGAATTTGCCAAGAGCCAGGCCTACAGGCTGAAAGAAAAGGATGGAAAGCCCGTATTTGTACTGGTTCCTGCGGAGGAATCTGCCAATGGAACTGATATTTATATCAGCCAGAAGGATATCCGTGAGGTGCAGCTGGCCAAAGGCGCCATTGCGGCAGGTATTCAGATTATGGCAGCGAAGCTTTCGATCCGCCCGGAAGAGATTGAGCAGGTCTATCTGGCAGGGGCGTTCGGCAACTATATGGACGCTGAGAATGCCTGCGAAATCGGCTTAATTCCCTATGAGCTCCGAGAACGAATTATCCCGATTGGCAATGCGGCCGGTGAGGGCGCGAAGCTGGCTGTTGTGAACAGGGGAGAGTACGAGTATGCCTGTGAAATGGCCAAAAAGGCTGAATTCATAGAGCTGGCGACAGAAAGTTGTTTCCAGGATACCTTTGTGGATGAATTAGAGTTTGCACGAGCCGTAGAAAGGTGA
- a CDS encoding cobalamin B12-binding domain-containing protein — protein sequence MSKIDEVAALVEKGKAKQIGAAVQAALDDGCDPAEILNKGMIDAMGVVGEKFKNNEIFVPEMLVAAKAMKVGVEVLKPHLSSGSTGALGKVIIATVAGDLHDIGKNLVAMMIESAGFEVIDLGVDVPIDKIIAAVNENPDCKIVALSALLTTTMPSLRDTVAALNGAPFRSNIKIMVGGAPITQAFADEIGADGYSEDAASAATLAKSLA from the coding sequence ATGTCAAAGATTGATGAAGTTGCTGCATTAGTTGAAAAAGGTAAAGCAAAACAGATCGGTGCTGCTGTACAGGCTGCTCTGGATGACGGATGTGATCCCGCAGAGATCCTGAACAAAGGTATGATCGACGCTATGGGCGTTGTTGGCGAGAAGTTCAAAAACAACGAAATCTTCGTTCCGGAGATGCTGGTAGCTGCAAAAGCTATGAAGGTTGGCGTTGAGGTTCTGAAACCCCATCTTTCCAGTGGTTCCACAGGAGCTCTTGGTAAAGTTATCATCGCAACTGTTGCAGGCGACCTGCATGATATCGGTAAGAACCTGGTAGCTATGATGATCGAGTCTGCTGGATTTGAAGTAATCGACCTGGGTGTTGATGTTCCGATCGACAAGATTATCGCTGCTGTTAACGAGAATCCGGATTGCAAGATTGTTGCTCTGTCCGCTCTGCTGACAACTACTATGCCGTCTCTGCGTGATACTGTAGCTGCTCTGAACGGAGCTCCGTTCCGCAGCAACATCAAGATCATGGTAGGCGGTGCCCCGATCACCCAGGCATTTGCTGATGAAATCGGTGCAGACGGATATTCAGAGGATGCAGCATCTGCAGCAACTCTGGCTAAATCCTTAGCATAA
- a CDS encoding methyltetrahydrofolate cobalamin methyltransferase: MIIIGEKINGSIPSVAEAIANRDADLIKQRAIAQAEANATFIDCCASVPEAEEVETLKWMIDCIQEVTDLPISVDSPSPDVLMEAYKFCKRPGLINSVSMEGDKVDKIFPVIADSDWQVVALCSDDTGIPKTAADRLRVFNNIMAKAKEYGIKPSRLHIDPLVEMLCTSEDGIAMNEEVIGTIRSQYPDIHITAAVSNISFNLPVRKLLNMSFTVLAMKAGLDSAILDPTNRDLLGIILATEAMLGLDDFCMEYIEAYRDGLFGPKK, translated from the coding sequence ATGATTATTATTGGTGAGAAAATTAATGGTTCCATCCCTTCTGTAGCGGAAGCAATAGCAAACAGGGATGCAGATCTCATTAAGCAGCGTGCCATCGCACAGGCAGAAGCGAATGCAACCTTTATCGATTGCTGCGCATCTGTGCCGGAGGCAGAAGAGGTTGAGACCCTGAAATGGATGATTGACTGCATTCAGGAAGTGACCGATCTTCCGATCAGTGTAGACAGCCCCAGCCCCGACGTATTGATGGAGGCATATAAATTCTGTAAACGTCCCGGTCTGATTAACTCCGTATCCATGGAGGGCGACAAGGTAGACAAAATTTTCCCGGTTATCGCGGACAGCGATTGGCAGGTGGTTGCACTCTGCAGCGATGATACAGGTATCCCGAAGACAGCTGCAGACCGTCTGAGAGTATTTAACAACATCATGGCCAAAGCAAAAGAGTACGGTATCAAGCCCAGCCGTCTGCATATCGATCCGCTGGTAGAGATGCTCTGCACCTCCGAGGATGGCATTGCGATGAATGAAGAAGTAATCGGAACGATCCGGAGCCAGTATCCGGACATTCATATTACGGCCGCAGTCAGCAATATTTCCTTTAACCTGCCGGTTCGTAAGCTGCTGAACATGAGCTTCACTGTTCTGGCCATGAAAGCCGGACTTGACAGCGCCATCCTAGATCCGACCAACCGTGATCTGCTGGGAATTATCCTGGCTACGGAAGCGATGCTGGGTCTGGATGATTTCTGTATGGAGTATATCGAAGCATACAGAGACGGGCTGTTTGGACCGAAGAAATGA
- a CDS encoding PucR family transcriptional regulator, giving the protein MNLSVRLIINFLKQSYALQYRKNLPNTLNLGRPVFLTNQDHWPGGHVCICESIPDHLLSEPLPDDILVLLSPRAASGYHSASNKLFELPDLCSLPELFNQLQSLFDKYDSWDNSLKELIKNEGNIQNLLDISFPIFQNPLLLRAADFFMLSYSSIIDENPGLTHLIDPNYSFDTLTTSKLDPYYNEARNYKEPFFLPEYLSGSRELCINLFQHRIFSHRLILVEALGEITEELAPLLAHLAGYVQLILVHSDMENIGEGYSLEHLLSDIISGKETDYSIIDSHLSEFGWTSAHTYCCMNLKIASLDQQNLTSKYLCHHFEEIVPGSCAFRYEDDLVIFINLTRYDGSVDQLLNNTVLFLRDSFLKTGVSNPVKGTMDLLYCYQQSKIALDIGSKYQNYRWVHRFEDISLYYLMESCTRELPTHMVCSQKLLTLKAYDIRHHSEYCETLKIYLETHLNAVQASRRLFIHRSTFLYRLDRIKELISIDFEDEDMLFYLMMSFRMLSLRRDIS; this is encoded by the coding sequence ATGAACTTAAGTGTGAGATTAATTATAAATTTTTTAAAGCAATCATATGCTTTGCAATACAGAAAGAATCTGCCCAATACCCTGAACCTGGGCCGCCCGGTCTTTCTGACCAATCAGGATCACTGGCCCGGAGGCCACGTCTGCATCTGTGAATCGATCCCGGACCATCTGCTAAGCGAACCACTTCCTGACGATATACTGGTCCTGCTTTCACCCCGCGCTGCCTCCGGCTATCACTCTGCTTCCAACAAATTGTTTGAATTACCGGATCTGTGCAGCTTACCTGAATTATTCAACCAGCTGCAAAGCCTTTTTGACAAATATGACAGCTGGGATAACTCTCTGAAAGAGCTTATAAAGAACGAAGGAAATATACAAAACCTGCTGGATATCAGCTTCCCCATCTTTCAGAACCCGCTGCTCCTGCGGGCGGCTGATTTTTTCATGCTCTCCTATTCCAGCATCATAGACGAAAACCCCGGCCTGACCCACCTGATCGATCCCAATTATTCCTTCGATACCCTGACCACCAGTAAACTCGATCCATATTACAACGAAGCCAGAAATTATAAAGAGCCCTTTTTCCTGCCAGAATATCTTTCCGGCTCCCGCGAGCTATGCATCAATCTTTTCCAGCACAGGATATTCTCCCACCGGCTGATTCTGGTAGAAGCTCTGGGGGAGATAACCGAAGAACTGGCTCCCCTTCTGGCGCACCTGGCTGGCTACGTACAACTGATTCTGGTTCACTCAGACATGGAAAATATCGGTGAAGGATATTCTCTGGAACACCTGCTCAGTGATATTATCAGCGGAAAAGAAACAGATTATTCCATAATCGACAGCCATCTCTCAGAATTCGGATGGACCTCCGCCCATACCTACTGCTGTATGAATCTGAAAATAGCCTCCCTGGACCAGCAAAACCTGACCAGCAAATACTTGTGCCACCATTTTGAAGAAATTGTTCCCGGCTCCTGCGCATTCCGCTATGAAGATGACCTGGTCATCTTCATCAACCTGACCCGCTACGACGGTTCTGTCGACCAGCTGCTGAACAACACCGTCCTCTTCCTCCGCGACAGCTTCCTGAAAACAGGCGTCAGCAACCCAGTCAAGGGAACCATGGATCTGCTCTATTGCTATCAGCAGTCCAAGATCGCCCTCGACATCGGAAGTAAATACCAGAACTACCGATGGGTACATCGGTTCGAGGACATCTCCCTCTATTATCTGATGGAAAGCTGCACCAGAGAACTGCCGACCCACATGGTCTGTTCCCAGAAACTGCTTACCCTGAAAGCCTACGACATCAGGCACCACTCCGAATACTGTGAAACCCTGAAAATATACCTGGAAACCCACCTCAACGCCGTCCAGGCCTCCCGCCGTCTCTTCATCCACCGCAGCACCTTCCTCTACCGCCTGGACAGAATCAAAGAACTCATCAGTATAGACTTTGAAGACGAAGACATGCTTTTCTACCTGATGATGTCATTCAGAATGCTCAGCTTACGCAGAGACATATCATAA
- a CDS encoding FAD-dependent oxidoreductase has translation MKTLQLREGFYWTGIVDAELRVFDIIMYTEFGTTYNSYVLKAGDKVILFETAKEKFFDEYLEKLKEVIDVSKIDYLIVNHTEPDHAGSVEHLLDCSPQMKIVATGCAISFLKQIINRDFCSIPVKDNQEMKIGDKTFRFLIVPNLHWPDTMYTYIEEEQILVTCDSFGSHYGFEDVLASKVTDMDGYLRATKYYYDCIIGPFKPYMRKALDRVKKMDVSMICPGHGPVLDQTQKIDYIMNLYEEWSTVVNPNQKKTVIMPYVSAYGYTGSLAERIAEGIRDSGDVDVRLYDLVEADQAKVLDELLFADGILFGTPTIVGEALKPIWDLTTSIFAGTHGGKLASAFGSYGWSGEGVPHIMERLKQLKMKTMEPFRVRFKPSEVELTEAYEYGYNFGCTLLDKENPKKSTGPRKLVKCLVCGAIFDASLEICPVCGVGKENFVEVEDTSTDYRNDTEQFYLILGNGAAGLHAAKAIRERDKTGSIVMVSNEPYPSYNRPMLTKSILAELSADQIAMEDPSWYEENKIYQVLGKTVTAIHVQEKEAELNDGMRLKYDKLIYALGSECFIPPIEGWEKPEVIAIRRMDDVIKIEKLLPAVKQAVVIGGGVLGLEAAWELKKSGCDVTVLELAPQLMGRQLDEEAGKLLKTISESCGISIHTGVTIASVEGNSHVTGVRLADGTVYPAGLVIVSAGVRASTKIAAEAGIATDRAVVVNERMETSLPDIYACGDCAQYEGINYAIWPEASEQGTVAGANAAGEKLTYETVPAALTFNGMNTSLYAIGDNGKKPDLLYRQVEFKDMGKKQYEKYYFFNNRLCGAILIGDTSRIGEITEAMEKKKTFHEMFK, from the coding sequence ATGAAGACATTGCAGTTAAGAGAGGGATTTTATTGGACGGGCATTGTGGATGCCGAACTGAGAGTGTTTGATATCATCATGTATACGGAATTTGGCACCACATATAATTCTTATGTCCTGAAAGCCGGAGATAAAGTGATTCTGTTTGAAACGGCTAAGGAAAAGTTTTTTGATGAATACCTGGAAAAATTAAAAGAAGTGATCGACGTATCGAAGATTGATTATCTGATCGTCAATCATACGGAGCCGGATCACGCAGGCAGCGTAGAGCACCTGCTGGACTGCAGTCCGCAGATGAAGATCGTTGCGACAGGCTGTGCCATCAGCTTTTTAAAGCAGATTATAAATAGGGATTTCTGCTCGATTCCGGTAAAGGATAACCAGGAAATGAAGATTGGGGATAAGACCTTCCGTTTTCTGATCGTGCCGAACCTTCACTGGCCGGACACTATGTATACTTATATTGAGGAAGAACAGATTCTGGTAACCTGTGATTCATTTGGGTCCCATTATGGATTTGAAGACGTCCTGGCTAGTAAGGTAACTGATATGGACGGCTACCTGCGCGCTACAAAATACTATTATGACTGTATTATCGGGCCATTCAAGCCTTATATGCGAAAGGCGCTGGACAGGGTGAAGAAAATGGATGTCTCCATGATATGCCCGGGGCATGGGCCTGTGCTGGATCAGACCCAGAAGATTGACTATATCATGAACCTCTATGAAGAGTGGAGTACGGTGGTCAATCCAAATCAGAAAAAAACCGTTATTATGCCGTATGTCAGCGCTTATGGTTATACAGGCAGCTTGGCAGAACGCATTGCGGAAGGAATCCGCGACAGTGGGGATGTGGACGTGCGTCTCTATGACCTGGTGGAGGCAGATCAGGCGAAGGTGTTGGATGAACTTCTGTTTGCGGACGGCATATTGTTTGGAACACCTACAATCGTGGGCGAGGCGTTGAAACCAATCTGGGATCTGACCACATCTATTTTTGCCGGCACCCATGGCGGCAAGCTGGCCAGCGCATTTGGAAGCTATGGCTGGAGCGGTGAAGGAGTCCCTCACATCATGGAACGGCTGAAACAGCTAAAAATGAAAACAATGGAGCCTTTCCGCGTGCGTTTCAAGCCCAGTGAAGTGGAACTGACAGAAGCCTACGAATATGGATATAATTTTGGCTGTACCCTTCTGGATAAAGAAAACCCGAAAAAATCCACAGGGCCGAGAAAGCTGGTTAAGTGCCTGGTGTGCGGTGCTATTTTCGATGCTTCTCTGGAAATATGTCCTGTCTGCGGGGTGGGGAAGGAAAACTTTGTTGAGGTTGAAGATACTTCAACGGATTACCGGAATGATACAGAGCAGTTCTATCTGATCCTGGGAAATGGCGCTGCCGGACTGCATGCGGCGAAGGCTATCCGGGAGCGGGATAAGACTGGTTCTATCGTGATGGTGTCTAATGAACCTTACCCTTCCTATAACAGGCCGATGCTGACGAAATCGATTCTGGCCGAATTGTCGGCTGACCAGATCGCCATGGAGGACCCGTCCTGGTATGAAGAAAATAAGATCTATCAGGTGCTTGGAAAAACCGTGACCGCGATTCACGTACAGGAAAAGGAAGCTGAGCTGAACGACGGCATGCGGTTGAAATATGATAAATTAATATACGCTCTGGGCTCCGAATGCTTCATCCCGCCCATTGAAGGATGGGAAAAACCAGAGGTAATAGCGATCCGGCGCATGGACGATGTGATAAAAATAGAGAAGCTATTGCCGGCCGTAAAACAGGCGGTTGTGATCGGCGGCGGGGTACTGGGCCTGGAGGCGGCGTGGGAACTTAAAAAGTCCGGCTGTGACGTGACAGTTCTTGAATTAGCACCCCAGCTCATGGGAAGACAGCTAGATGAAGAAGCAGGAAAACTGTTAAAGACGATCAGTGAAAGCTGCGGAATATCCATTCACACCGGAGTAACTATTGCGTCCGTTGAGGGAAACTCCCATGTGACCGGCGTCCGCCTGGCAGACGGCACCGTATATCCTGCCGGCCTGGTCATCGTATCCGCCGGTGTGAGAGCCAGTACAAAGATTGCGGCAGAAGCCGGAATCGCCACAGACCGCGCTGTTGTAGTAAATGAAAGAATGGAAACCAGCCTGCCGGACATCTACGCCTGCGGGGACTGCGCCCAGTATGAAGGAATCAATTATGCGATCTGGCCGGAGGCCTCTGAACAGGGAACGGTAGCCGGGGCAAATGCCGCCGGAGAAAAGCTGACTTACGAAACCGTACCCGCAGCGCTGACCTTCAACGGAATGAACACCTCCCTGTACGCCATAGGAGACAACGGCAAAAAACCGGATCTTCTGTACCGTCAGGTAGAATTCAAAGACATGGGCAAAAAACAATATGAAAAATACTATTTCTTCAACAACAGATTGTGCGGAGCAATCCTGATTGGAGATACATCGCGGATAGGAGAAATCACAGAGGCGATGGAAAAGAAAAAAACATTCCACGAGATGTTTAAGTAA
- the rd gene encoding rubredoxin — protein sequence MKKYECEPCGYIYDPELGDLDGGIEPGTPFEEIPDDWICPVCGVGKEEFRPVD from the coding sequence ATGAAAAAATATGAATGCGAACCCTGCGGTTATATCTACGATCCTGAGCTTGGAGATCTTGATGGAGGTATTGAGCCCGGTACGCCGTTTGAAGAGATACCTGATGACTGGATTTGCCCTGTCTGCGGTGTGGGAAAAGAAGAATTCAGGCCTGTAGATTAG